A stretch of the Notamacropus eugenii isolate mMacEug1 chromosome 2, mMacEug1.pri_v2, whole genome shotgun sequence genome encodes the following:
- the FADS6 gene encoding fatty acid desaturase 6, translating into MEPEERRRVSGSLDSSQQTANEASPPGSPTSNDSCNDPAHSVVRKEGKLMGELEALVQEMVKTSSWWERHGLDWFILALNFLALPLGFLCLRSQSTLVFALGIVILGVVHHTFAVKGSHLASHGALSKSKHWSRFWVLFFVEVCTSFTAEQATHGHVKLHHGYTNVVGLGDSSTWKVPILNRYVYMFFAPLMLPIITPLVALGLLRKEEPRIVLRTLCLMFLGLFSHYWLLIKVSGFQSPGFALLCMLITRGLLAHPYIHVNIFQHIGLPMFSLEKKPRRIHMMSLGVLNLPRNPILDWTFGHSLISCHVEHHLFPQLSDNMCLKVKPVVSQFLQRNHLPYNEDSYLSRLCLFLSRYEELMVHAPPITDLVGLQ; encoded by the exons ATGGAAccggaggaaaggagaagggtctCGGGGAGCCTGGATTCCAGCCAACAGACGGCGAATGAAGCCAGTCCCCCGGGGTCTCCCACCAGCAATGACAGCTGCAATGATCCTGCACACTCAGTGGTCAGGAAGGAGGGGAAGCTGATGGGCGAGCTGGAGGCACTGGTCCAGGAGATGGTGAAGACGAGTAGTTGGTGGGAGCGGCATGGCCTGGATTGGTTCATCCTTGCTCTTAACTTCCTCGCTCTACCCTTAG GATTCCTGTGTCTTCGATCTCAGAGTACCCTGGTCTTTGCCCTAGGGATCGTCATCTTGGGGGTGGTACATCATACGTTTGCGGTCAAGGGTAGCCATCTGGCCAGTCATGGTGCCCTCAGCAAGTCCAAACACTGGAGCAGATTTTGGGTGCTCTTCTTTGTGGAA GTGTGCACTTCGTTTACAGCTGAACAGGCCACACATGGCCATGTGAAGTTACATCATGGTTACACCAATGTGGTGGGCTTGGGGGACTCGAGTACGTGGAAGGTGCCTATCCTGAATCGATATGTCTACATGTTCTTTGCTCCATTGATGTTACCCATCATCACCCCTCTGGTGGCACTTG GGCTGCTGAGGAAGGAGGAGCCCAGGATAGTTCTACGGACCTTGTGCCTGATGTTCCTGGGGCTCTTCTCTCACTACTGGCTACTGATCAAAGTCTCTGGCTTCCAATCTCCTGGCTTTGCTCTTCTCTGCATGCTTATTACCAGGGGCCTGCTGGCTCACCCCTACATCCATGTGAACATCTTCCAG CACATTGGGCTGCCCATGTTCTCTTTGGAAAAGAAGCCCCGGAGGATCCACATGATGAGCCTTGGAGTGCTCAACCTGCCCCGAAACCCCATCCTGGATTGGACATTTGGCCATTCCCTCATCAGCTGCCATGTGGAACATCACCTCTTCCCCCAGCTTTCTGACAATATGTGTCTAAAG GTGAAGCCAGTGgtgtctcagttccttcaaaggaACCATCTGCCATACAATGAGGACTCCTACCTGTCAAGACTTTGTCTTTTCTTGAGCAGATATGAGGAGCTCATGGTGCATGCCCCTCCCATCACTGACCTTGTGGGGCTCCAGTGA